The following is a genomic window from Azospirillaceae bacterium.
CCGACGCCGGCGTGGATCCGGCCGTCATCGCCGGCACCGGCAAGGACGGCCGCGTCACCAAGGGCGACGTGATCGACAGCCTGGCCGCCCCGAAGGCCGCGCCCGCCGCCGCCCCGGCGCCCATCGCCAAGGGCCCCGCTGGCCCGCGCGCCCGCGCCGACCGTGAAGAGCGCGTGCGGATGACCCGCCTGCGCCAGACCGTCGCCGCCCGCCTGAAGGACGCCCAGAACACCGCGGCCATGCTGACCACCTATAACGAGGTGGACATGACCAACGTGATGAAGCTGCGCGCCGAGCTGAAGGACCAGTTCGAGAAGAAGCACGGCGTGAAGCTGGGCTTCATGTCCTTCTTCGTGAAGGCGTGCCTGGTGGCCCTGAAGGAGCTGCCGGCCGTCAACGCGGAGATCGAAGGCACCGATCTGATCTACAAGAACTACTACGACATCGGTGTCGCCGTCGGCACGCCGACCGGCCTGGTGGTTCCCGTGGTGCGCGACGCCGACCAGATGGGCTTCGCCAAGATCGAGCAGTCGATCAATGAGCTGGGCAAGAAGGCCCGCGACGGCAAGCTGTCCATCGCGGACATGACCGGCGGCACCTTCACCATCTCCAACGGTGGTGTCTACGGCTCGCTGATGAGCTCGCCCATCCTGAACGCCCCGCAGTCGGGCATCCTGGGCATGCACAAGATCCAGGAGCGTCCGATGGTTGTCGGCGGCCAGATCGTCGTGCGCCCGATGATGTACCTGGCGCTGTCCTACGACCACCGCATCATCGACGGCCGCGAGGCCGTGACCTTCCTGGTGCGGGTCAAGGAATGCATCGAGAACCCGGAACGCATCCTGCTGGATGTCTGATCCGACGACGGGGGGCCTCTCGGCCCCCCGTTTGCTGACTGCCTGAAGCGTACGCGTCATCCACGCACTTTCCAGACATTGATACGCCGGCCTCACGGCTTCCGCCCCAAGACCATCTCCCCGGAGCGCAGCGACTATGCCCGTTGAGGGCGCCGCAGCGGCGGGGGAGCGGTA
Proteins encoded in this region:
- the odhB gene encoding 2-oxoglutarate dehydrogenase complex dihydrolipoyllysine-residue succinyltransferase translates to MATEILVPTLGESVSEATVARWLKKVGDSVKADETLVELETDKVTLEVNAPAAGTLGEIRAAEGDNVGVNGVLGVITEGGAAAAAAPAPAKTAAPAPVAAPAPVAAPTAANGSAGVMPAAAKIAADAGVDPAVIAGTGKDGRVTKGDVIDSLAAPKAAPAAAPAPIAKGPAGPRARADREERVRMTRLRQTVAARLKDAQNTAAMLTTYNEVDMTNVMKLRAELKDQFEKKHGVKLGFMSFFVKACLVALKELPAVNAEIEGTDLIYKNYYDIGVAVGTPTGLVVPVVRDADQMGFAKIEQSINELGKKARDGKLSIADMTGGTFTISNGGVYGSLMSSPILNAPQSGILGMHKIQERPMVVGGQIVVRPMMYLALSYDHRIIDGREAVTFLVRVKECIENPERILLDV